From Pelmatolapia mariae isolate MD_Pm_ZW linkage group LG1, Pm_UMD_F_2, whole genome shotgun sequence, one genomic window encodes:
- the supv3l1 gene encoding ATP-dependent RNA helicase SUPV3L1, mitochondrial, translated as MSVNRCVCFISRLQRHFNSRTPRITTSSCHVSSGSSLLQGQHRPGTVVWSRDVSSNSSSPKPPDTSLFVPLSLKADASADGGVGIELTQPLDKNELLKVLNRFYKRKEMQKLAADSGLDARLFHQAFISFRKYILEMTSLPADLHIILNDICCGAGHIDDIYPYFMRHAKQIFPMLDCMDDLRKISDLRVPANWYPEARAIQRKVIFHAGPTNSGKTYHAIQRYLAAKSGVYCGPLKLLAHEIFEKSNDAGVPCDLVTGEERTFVDPEGRAAGHVACTIEMCSVTTPYEVAVIDEIQMIRDPSRGWAWTRALLGLCAEEIHVCGEPAAIDFIKELMFTTGEEVEVHNYQRLTPFSILDHAVESLDNLRPGDCIVCFSKNDIYSISRQIEARGQECAVIYGSLPPGTKLSQAKKFNDPDDPCKILVATDAIGMGLNLSIKRIIFNSLVKPNVNEKGEKQMETISTSQALQIAGRAGRFSSKFKEGEVTTMHRDDLPVLKEILSHSVDPIETAGLHPTAEQIEMFAYHLPDATLSNLVDIFVSLSQVDGLYFVCNIDDFKFLADMIQHIPLNLRSRYVFCTAPINKKQPFVCTSFLKFARQFSRDEPLIFDWVCRHISWPLAPPKNIKDLVHLEAVHDVLDLYLWLSYRFMDMFPDTASIREIQRELDDIIQQGVRNITRLIRASDTTVTDPLQAQSNRHSQTGRGTGSTNFLTGSRGQGGQRASEQMMDSSLASRLVRDGLLTPDLLQQLQREWSKDQKQDNSSQRALDLEHQSNNKGKRKKKKK; from the exons ATGTCGGTGAACCGCTGCGTTTGTTTCATTTCTCGGCTTCAGCGTCACTTTAACTCCCGGACCCCTCGCATCACCACCAGCAGCTGTCATGTGTCCTCTGGGTCTAGTTTGTTACAGGGACAGCATCGACCCGGTACAGTGGTCTGGAGCAGGGATGTTTCGTCTAACAGCTCCTCTCCGAAACCTCCGGACACCTCGTTGTTTGTCCCCCTCTCCCTGAAGGCAGACGCCTCGGCAGACGGCGGTGTGGGAATAGAGCTCACCCAGCCGCTGGATAAAA ATGAGCTGCTGAAGGTTCTGAATCGGTTTTACAAAAGGAAAGAGATGCAGAAGCTGGCAGCGGACTCGGGTTTGGATG CTCGTCTGTTCCACCAGGCCTTCATCAGCTTCAGGAAGTATATCCTAGAGATGACGTCGCTCCCTGCCGACCTGCACATCATCCTCAACGACATCTGCTGTGGAGCAG GTCATATAGATGACATCTATCCATACTTCATGCGTCACGCCAAGCAGATCTTTCCCATGTTGGACTGTATGGATGACCTGAGAAAGATCTCAGACCTCAGGGTCCCGGCCAACTG GTACCCCGAGGCGCGTGCCATCCAGAGGAAGGTGATTTTCCACGCTGGGCCAACTAACAGTGGTAAAACCTACCATGCCATCCAACGCTACCTGGCTGCTAAGTCTGGTGTGTACTGTGGCCCCTTGAAGCTGCTGGCCCACGAGATCTTTGAGAAGAGCAACGATGCT GGTGTACCATGTGACCTGGTTACTGGAGAGGAGAGGACCTTCGTGGACCCAGAGGGTCGAGCAGCTGGTCATGTGGCCTGCACCATTGAGATGTGCAGCGTCACTACACCGT aTGAGGTTGCTGTAATCGACGAAATTCAAATGATCCGAGATCCTTCCAGAGGATGGGCATGGACCAGAGCTCTGCTGG gtctctgtgcagagGAGATCCACGTGTGTGGGGAACCTGCAGCCATAGACTTTATCAAAGAGCTGATGTTCACCActggagaggaggtggag gttcACAATTACCAGCGCCTAACTCCTTTCTCAATACTGGATCATGCTGTGGAGTCATTAGACAACCTGAGACCAGGAGACTGCATCGTGTGCTTTAGTAAAAATGACATCTATTCTATCAGCAGGCAGATCGAGGCCAGAGGGCAAGAATGTGCTGTAATCTATGGGAGCTTACCTCCAG GCACCAAGCTGTCCCAGGCAAAGAAGTTTAATGACCCTGATGACCCCTGCAAGATTCTGGTTGCTACGGATGCTATAGGCATGGGGCTTAACCT gAGTATAAAACGCATCATCTTCAACAGTCTGGTGAAGCCTAACGTTaatgagaaaggggagaaacaGATGGAGACCATCAGCACTTCTCAGGCTCTGCAGATTGCTGGCCGTGCTGGGAG GTTCTCCTCCAAGTTTAAAGAGGGAGAAGTTACAACCATGCACAGAGACGATCTCCCCGTCCTCAAAGAAATACTCAGTCACTCTGTCGATCCTATAGAG ACTGCAGGACTCCATCCAACTGCAGAGCAGATAGAGATGTTTGCTTACCATCTGCCCGATGCAACGCTGTCCAACCTTGTT GACATATTTGTCAGCCTCTCTCAGGTGGATGGTTTGTATTTTGTCTGCAACATTGACGACTTTAAGTTTCTGGCGGACATGATTCAGCATATACCGCTTAACCTGAGGTCACGCTACGTCTTCTGCACTGCTCCCATCAACAAAAAGCAGCCTTTTGTATGTACCTCCTTCCTTAAG TTTGCCCGTCAATTCAGTCGAGACGAACCCCTGATATTTGACTGGGTCTGTCGCCACATCAGCTGGCCTCTGGCTCCACCTAAAAACATTAAAGACCTGGTTCACCTGGAAGCTGTCCATGACGTGTTGGATCTCTACCTCTGGTTAAG CTACCGTTTTATGGACATGTTTCCAGATACTGCCTcaattagagaaatccagcgggAACTTGATGATATCATCCAGCAGGGTGTGCGAAATATCACCCGGCTCATCAGAGCCTCTGACACAACAGTCACTGACCCACTGCAGGCGCAGAGCAACAGGCATAGCCAGACGGGAAGGGGAACTGGTAGCACAAATTTTTTGACTGGAAGCAGAGGTCAAGGGGGACAGAGAGCCTCAGAACAGATGATGGACAGCTCTCTGGCTAGTCGTCTGGTGAGAGACGGGCTGTTGACGCCCGATTTGCTCCAGCAGCTGCAAAGGGAATGGTCTAAAGATCAGAAGCAGGACAACAGCAGTCAGAGGGCACTCGATCTGGAGCATCAGAGTAATAACaaagggaaaaggaaaaagaagaagaaatga